The Anastrepha ludens isolate Willacy chromosome 2, idAnaLude1.1, whole genome shotgun sequence genome contains a region encoding:
- the LOC128855608 gene encoding aldehyde dehydrogenase, mitochondrial, whose protein sequence is MANPNQAPKYTQLFINNEFVDAVSGKKFPTINPATGKLIVEVAEGDKADVDLAVTAAKKAFHRNSEWRTMSPLQRTELMNKLCSLMDRDKQALASLETQDNGKPYAEALFDVEISIMTLKYYAGWTDKYFGDTIPASGYIAMTRKEPVGVVGQIIPWNYPLLMLAWKWGPALAVGCTIVMKPAEQTPLTALHMAALTKEAGFPAGVINIITGYGPTAGAAISKHHDVQKVAFTGSVDIGRIVMQAAAQSNLKRVSLELGGKSPIVVFEDADLDLAVDITHEALFSNHGQSCCAGSRTYVHEKIYDKFVAKATAAAKARKVGNPFDESVKQGPQIDEEMMSKVLGYIESGKKQGAKLQCGGKRIGDVGYFIEPTVFSDVTDGMKIAQEEIFGPVMSIFKFTNLDEMIERANDVKYGLAAAVITNDINKAMKYANSVDAGSIWINCYDAVLPQTPFGGYKQSGIGRELGKEGLDNYLETKTITMKLN, encoded by the exons ctttttatcaacaatgagTTCGTTGACGCTGTATCTGGCAAAAAGTTTCCAACCATCAATCCCGCAACTGGCAAATTGATAGTCGAAGTTGCCGAAGGTGATAAG GCTGATGTAGACTTGGCCGTAACCGCCGCTAAGAAGGCATTCCATAGAAACTCCGAATGGCGCACAATGAGTCCACTGCAACGCACCGAGCTGATGAACAA ACTGTGCAGCCTCATGGACCGCGACAAGCAGGCATTGGCTAGCCTTGAGACAcaagacaatggcaaaccataTGCCGAAGCTTTGTTCGATGTGGAAATCTCCATTATGACGCTGAAGTACTATGCCGGCTGGACCGATAAGTATTTCGGTGACACCATACCCGCTAGTGGCTACATTGCAATGACACGCAAGGAGCCAGTCGGTGTGGTAGGTCAAATCATTCCCTGGAATTACCCATTGCTTATGTTGGCCTGGAAGTGGGGACCTGCACTCGCTGTGGGCTGTACGATTGTGATGAAACCAGCCGAGCAGACACCACTCACCGCACTGCATATGGCCGCCTTGACTAAGGAAGCTGGTTTTCCTGCGGGCGTCATCAACATCATAACCGGTTATGGGCCCACTGCTGGTGCGGCAATCTCCAAGCATCACGATGTGCAGAAGGTGGCATTCACTGGCTCCGTTGATATTGGACGCATTGTTATGCAAGCTGCAGCGCAATCGAATTTGAAACGTGTTTCGCTGGAGTTGGGTGGCAAGAGTCCGATTGTGGTGTTTGAAGATGCTGATC ttGACTTGGCCGTGGACATCACACACGAGGCGCTTTTCTCCAATCACGGCCAGAGCTGTTGTGCCGGTAGTCGCACCTATGTGCACGAGAAGATCTACGATAAGTTTGTTGCTAAAGCTACGGCTGCCGCTAAAGCGCGCAAGGTCGGTAATCCATTCGATGAGTCCGTGAAACAGGGTCCACAAATCGATGAAGAAATGATGAGCAAAGTGTTGGGCTATATCGAAAGTGGCAAGAAGCAGGGTGCTAAGTTGCAATGCGGTGGCAAGCGCATCGGCGATGTGGGCTACTTCATCGAGCCGACTGTGTTCTCCGATGTTACCGATGGCATGAAAATTGCACAGGAGGAG ATTTTTGGGCCTGTCAtgtcaatttttaaattcaccAACCTCGATGAGATGATTGAGCGTGCTAATGATGTAAAGTACGGCTTGGCGGCTGCCGTGATCACCAACGACATCAATAAGGCGATGAAATATGCCAACAGCGTGGATGCCGGCTCCATTTGGATCAACTGCTACGATGCCGTGCTACCGCAAACACCATTTGGCGGCTACAAACAGTCCGGCATTGGCCGTGAGCTAGGAAAGGAAGGCTTGGATAATTACCTGGAGACCAAAACTATCACGATGAAGTTGAACTAA
- the LOC128855610 gene encoding uncharacterized protein LOC128855610 isoform X2, with protein sequence MELIRRYKQGNLTTADVRTLNNAVICLMVVLALTSIVWSITIHIISGDFYHGILGAKLAFRERDFPQMDEHSKEIFFHDLDKLINETYSDAVVNGEIEEDETTPTPLDANATTKQPKVRKTYHIFQVVHPDEVEVKPEDEASEEVTTTVLPAVKFNMTHDRQFLSTMMLDVHKTRWRQSAAVQFIYSFPFLSEIFAIIWTAMCLIFQSGVQKYWGLPKPWRIVIPSILVFSLMTLGTLIYAILASTYLKNLCNGLRENLTKPDAITCGQAIAVLRPFIRQHEFKHDVYLNLFRFAYMFALVMWLLALLLMLLRYFFAIDFQLMDVQSLYENKFARRLSKPEPEFTEVLLDAAQSPTLLLPRNERNKSEDDFQSAKSNLSEVAMPLLDTGKQQLGRAQYARSQQQQRVV encoded by the exons ATGCTGTAATATGCCTGATGGTAGTTCTCGCTTTAACCTCCATTGTTTGGAGCATCACCATACATATAATCTCGGGCGACTTTTATCATGGCATACTTGGCGCCAAATTGGCATTTCGGGAAAGAGATTTTCCGCAAATGGATGAACATTCCAAGGAGATTTTCTTTCATGATCTGGATAAGCTAATCAACGAGACCTATAGTGATGCTGTAGTCAATGGGGAAATTGAAGAAGACGAGACCACGCCCACTCCATTGGATGCTAATG CTACCACCAAACAGCCAAAGGTGCGCAAAACTTATCACATTTTCCAAGTGGTTCACCCGGATGAAGTCGAAGTGAAACCCGAGGACGAGGCGTCGGAAGAAGTCACCACTACAGTACTGCCAGCAGTGAAATTCAATATGACGCATGATCGCCAATTTCTCTCTACaa TGATGCTGGATGTGCACAAAACTCGTTGGCGTCAAAGCGCCGCCGTCCAATTCATTTATAGTTTTCCATTTCTGTCGGAAATCTTTGCAATAATATGGACAGCCATGTGTTTAATCTTTCAATCAGGCGTGCAAAAGTATTG GGGTCTACCGAAACCTTGGCGCATTGTCATACCTTCCATACTGGTATTTTCGCTAATGACACTGGGTACGCTCATCTACGCTATTTTGGCTAGCACCTACTTGAAGAATCTATGCAATGGATTGCGGGAAAATTTAACAAAGCCCGATGCGATTac TTGCGGCCAGGCCATCGCTGTACTGCGTCCCTTCATCCGACAGCACGAATTCAAACACGACGTCTACTTGAATCTCTTTCGCTTCGCCTACATGTTCGCTCTGGTCATGTGGCTGTTGGCGCTCCTCCTAATGCTGCTGCGCTACTTCTTCGCCATCGATTTCCAACTGATGGATGTGCAGTCGTTGTATGAAAACAAGTTTGCGCGGCGTCTGAGTAAACCAGAACCCGAATTTACAGAAGTGCTGCTGGATGCGGCACAATCGCCCACACTTTTACTGCCACGCAATGAACGCAACAAGTCGGAGGATGATTTTCAAAGTGCCAAGTCAAATTTGAGCGAAGTGGCGATGCCGTTGCTCGACACCGGCAAGCAACAACTTGGGCGAGCGCAATATGCGCgttcgcagcagcagcagcgtgtggtttag
- the LOC128855610 gene encoding uncharacterized protein LOC128855610 isoform X3, with product MYAVICLMVVLALTSIVWSITIHIISGDFYHGILGAKLAFRERDFPQMDEHSKEIFFHDLDKLINETYSDAVVNGEIEEDETTPTPLDANATTKQPKVRKTYHIFQVVHPDEVEVKPEDEASEEVTTTVLPAVKFNMTHDRQFLSTMMLDVHKTRWRQSAAVQFIYSFPFLSEIFAIIWTAMCLIFQSGVQKYWGLPKPWRIVIPSILVFSLMTLGTLIYAILASTYLKNLCNGLRENLTKPDAITCGQAIAVLRPFIRQHEFKHDVYLNLFRFAYMFALVMWLLALLLMLLRYFFAIDFQLMDVQSLYENKFARRLSKPEPEFTEVLLDAAQSPTLLLPRNERNKSEDDFQSAKSNLSEVAMPLLDTGKQQLGRAQYARSQQQQRVV from the exons ATGCTGTAATATGCCTGATGGTAGTTCTCGCTTTAACCTCCATTGTTTGGAGCATCACCATACATATAATCTCGGGCGACTTTTATCATGGCATACTTGGCGCCAAATTGGCATTTCGGGAAAGAGATTTTCCGCAAATGGATGAACATTCCAAGGAGATTTTCTTTCATGATCTGGATAAGCTAATCAACGAGACCTATAGTGATGCTGTAGTCAATGGGGAAATTGAAGAAGACGAGACCACGCCCACTCCATTGGATGCTAATG CTACCACCAAACAGCCAAAGGTGCGCAAAACTTATCACATTTTCCAAGTGGTTCACCCGGATGAAGTCGAAGTGAAACCCGAGGACGAGGCGTCGGAAGAAGTCACCACTACAGTACTGCCAGCAGTGAAATTCAATATGACGCATGATCGCCAATTTCTCTCTACaa TGATGCTGGATGTGCACAAAACTCGTTGGCGTCAAAGCGCCGCCGTCCAATTCATTTATAGTTTTCCATTTCTGTCGGAAATCTTTGCAATAATATGGACAGCCATGTGTTTAATCTTTCAATCAGGCGTGCAAAAGTATTG GGGTCTACCGAAACCTTGGCGCATTGTCATACCTTCCATACTGGTATTTTCGCTAATGACACTGGGTACGCTCATCTACGCTATTTTGGCTAGCACCTACTTGAAGAATCTATGCAATGGATTGCGGGAAAATTTAACAAAGCCCGATGCGATTac TTGCGGCCAGGCCATCGCTGTACTGCGTCCCTTCATCCGACAGCACGAATTCAAACACGACGTCTACTTGAATCTCTTTCGCTTCGCCTACATGTTCGCTCTGGTCATGTGGCTGTTGGCGCTCCTCCTAATGCTGCTGCGCTACTTCTTCGCCATCGATTTCCAACTGATGGATGTGCAGTCGTTGTATGAAAACAAGTTTGCGCGGCGTCTGAGTAAACCAGAACCCGAATTTACAGAAGTGCTGCTGGATGCGGCACAATCGCCCACACTTTTACTGCCACGCAATGAACGCAACAAGTCGGAGGATGATTTTCAAAGTGCCAAGTCAAATTTGAGCGAAGTGGCGATGCCGTTGCTCGACACCGGCAAGCAACAACTTGGGCGAGCGCAATATGCGCgttcgcagcagcagcagcgtgtggtttag
- the LOC128855610 gene encoding uncharacterized protein LOC128855610 isoform X1: protein MSAKDVESSAEASLQTKKAQQQLAKQEYAVICLMVVLALTSIVWSITIHIISGDFYHGILGAKLAFRERDFPQMDEHSKEIFFHDLDKLINETYSDAVVNGEIEEDETTPTPLDANATTKQPKVRKTYHIFQVVHPDEVEVKPEDEASEEVTTTVLPAVKFNMTHDRQFLSTMMLDVHKTRWRQSAAVQFIYSFPFLSEIFAIIWTAMCLIFQSGVQKYWGLPKPWRIVIPSILVFSLMTLGTLIYAILASTYLKNLCNGLRENLTKPDAITCGQAIAVLRPFIRQHEFKHDVYLNLFRFAYMFALVMWLLALLLMLLRYFFAIDFQLMDVQSLYENKFARRLSKPEPEFTEVLLDAAQSPTLLLPRNERNKSEDDFQSAKSNLSEVAMPLLDTGKQQLGRAQYARSQQQQRVV, encoded by the exons ATGCTGTAATATGCCTGATGGTAGTTCTCGCTTTAACCTCCATTGTTTGGAGCATCACCATACATATAATCTCGGGCGACTTTTATCATGGCATACTTGGCGCCAAATTGGCATTTCGGGAAAGAGATTTTCCGCAAATGGATGAACATTCCAAGGAGATTTTCTTTCATGATCTGGATAAGCTAATCAACGAGACCTATAGTGATGCTGTAGTCAATGGGGAAATTGAAGAAGACGAGACCACGCCCACTCCATTGGATGCTAATG CTACCACCAAACAGCCAAAGGTGCGCAAAACTTATCACATTTTCCAAGTGGTTCACCCGGATGAAGTCGAAGTGAAACCCGAGGACGAGGCGTCGGAAGAAGTCACCACTACAGTACTGCCAGCAGTGAAATTCAATATGACGCATGATCGCCAATTTCTCTCTACaa TGATGCTGGATGTGCACAAAACTCGTTGGCGTCAAAGCGCCGCCGTCCAATTCATTTATAGTTTTCCATTTCTGTCGGAAATCTTTGCAATAATATGGACAGCCATGTGTTTAATCTTTCAATCAGGCGTGCAAAAGTATTG GGGTCTACCGAAACCTTGGCGCATTGTCATACCTTCCATACTGGTATTTTCGCTAATGACACTGGGTACGCTCATCTACGCTATTTTGGCTAGCACCTACTTGAAGAATCTATGCAATGGATTGCGGGAAAATTTAACAAAGCCCGATGCGATTac TTGCGGCCAGGCCATCGCTGTACTGCGTCCCTTCATCCGACAGCACGAATTCAAACACGACGTCTACTTGAATCTCTTTCGCTTCGCCTACATGTTCGCTCTGGTCATGTGGCTGTTGGCGCTCCTCCTAATGCTGCTGCGCTACTTCTTCGCCATCGATTTCCAACTGATGGATGTGCAGTCGTTGTATGAAAACAAGTTTGCGCGGCGTCTGAGTAAACCAGAACCCGAATTTACAGAAGTGCTGCTGGATGCGGCACAATCGCCCACACTTTTACTGCCACGCAATGAACGCAACAAGTCGGAGGATGATTTTCAAAGTGCCAAGTCAAATTTGAGCGAAGTGGCGATGCCGTTGCTCGACACCGGCAAGCAACAACTTGGGCGAGCGCAATATGCGCgttcgcagcagcagcagcgtgtggtttag
- the LOC128855612 gene encoding mitochondrial import receptor subunit TOM40 homolog 1 has translation MTCDWCPKKCTQQFPACFQRHPGTTYKRNPGNIHELHLLAQRIKPQYYDGIELDYAHRLAANKIITANWVWSHTRPSGFRFGGTYSLRLYEDFLQTPTIKADINPTTLASNFSIVFYPHSALRLEAAMQRAAENVPLQTQTTIELTRPSTTLTCNMYNIRSHTGRSTISAMHSITNAWALGAELLVEWMDPRSITAETALAARYSKHNYQIAASASRQGIDISYWQRIHERIQMATMLAWQSKTEKTIATICYQWDFDDAVVRSMVNSDLSVGFQYYRSLPHIPCGMGLSALISLMTNRFAFGLKFVLDPSGQRRGD, from the exons ATGACGTGTGACTGGTGCCCTAAGAAATGTACACAACAATTTCCAGCGTGTTTCCAGCGACATCCCGGTACCACATACAAAAGGAATCCCGGAAACATCCATGAACTACATTTACTGGCACAACGCATTAAGCCACAATATTACGATGGCATCGAATTGGACTATGCACATCGGCTTGCAGCTAACAAAATTATCACTGCCAATTGGGTGTGGAGCCATACGCGTCCCTCGGGCTTTCGCTTCGGCGGCACTTACTCCCTACGACTATACGAAGATTTTCTA CAAACGCCCACTATCAAGGCCGATATCAATCCGACAACACTGGCTTCAAATTTTAGCATTGTTTTTTACCCACACAGCGCACTGCGTCTAGAGGCTGCCATGCAACGTGCTGCCGAAAATGTGCCCCTGCAAACGCAAACCACCATCGAACTAACACGGCCGTCGACCACACTCACCTGCAACATGTACAACATCCGTTCGCATACCGGGCGCAGTACCATATCGGCGATGCACTCAATAACCAATGCGTGGGCGTTGGGTGCAGAGTTACTGGTTGAGTGGATGGATCCGCGTTCGATAACGGCCGAAACGGCGCTCGCTGCACGCTACTCAAAACATAATTATCAAATAGCGGCATCTGCATCGCGGCAGGGCATTGACATCAGCTATTGGCAGCGGATACACGAGCGCATTCAGATGGCGACTATGTTGGCGTGGCAAAGCAAGACAGAGAAGACCATCGCTACCATTTGCTATCAGTGGGATTTTGACGATGCTGTGGTGCGCAGCATGGTCAACTCTGATCTATCGGTGGGCTTTCAATACTATCG ttcgcTACCGCATATTCCATGTGGCATGGGTTTGAGTGCACTCATTAGT